Proteins from one Arthrobacter sp. Soc17.1.1.1 genomic window:
- the ctaD gene encoding aa3-type cytochrome oxidase subunit I → MAAKPAASPATRSRGRIVVEWITTTDHKTIGYLYIITSFVWFCLSGVEALLIRAELFEPGMQILQTKEQYNQLFTMHGTIMLLLFATPLFAGFANVIMPLQIGAPDVAFPRLNALAYWFYLFGGMIVGLGIFTPQGSAGFGWTAYPPLSNVSFSPSIGGDLWVFGLTLTGFGTILGAVNFITTIICMRAPGMTMWRMPIFTWNTLATSVLVLMAFPVLAAALFALGADRRFGAHIFDPENGGPILWQHLFWFFGHPEVYIIALPFFGIVSEIFPVFSRKPIFGYKGLVYATWAIVAYSVTVWAHHMYVTGAVLLPFFALMTMLIAVPTGVKFFNWIGTMWRGSLTFETPMLWSLGFLVTFLFGGLTGVILASPPLDFHVSDTYFVVAHFHYVVFGTVVFAMFAGFYFWWPKFTGTMLNERWGKIHFWMLFLGFHATFLIQHWLGVNGMPRRYADYLPEDGFTGMHQFSTIGSFLLGASVIPFFWNVYITWRKGKKVDVDDPWGFGASLEWATSCPPPRHNFISIPRIRSERPALDLHHPELMARFNETSHSPASAALGAADMGERDPRQPDPKN, encoded by the coding sequence CTGGCGGCGAAGCCCGCCGCCAGTCCCGCCACCCGGTCGAGGGGGCGGATCGTGGTGGAGTGGATCACCACCACGGACCACAAGACCATCGGCTACCTGTACATCATCACGTCGTTCGTGTGGTTCTGCCTGAGCGGGGTCGAGGCCCTGCTCATCCGCGCGGAACTCTTCGAGCCCGGCATGCAGATCCTGCAGACCAAGGAGCAGTACAACCAGCTCTTCACGATGCACGGCACGATCATGCTGCTCCTCTTCGCGACCCCCCTGTTCGCGGGCTTCGCGAACGTCATCATGCCCCTGCAGATCGGCGCACCCGACGTCGCCTTCCCCCGGCTGAACGCCCTCGCCTACTGGTTCTACCTCTTCGGCGGCATGATCGTGGGCCTTGGCATCTTCACCCCGCAGGGCAGCGCAGGGTTCGGCTGGACCGCCTACCCGCCCCTGTCGAACGTGAGCTTCTCCCCCAGCATCGGCGGAGACCTGTGGGTGTTCGGGCTCACCCTCACCGGGTTCGGCACCATCCTCGGCGCCGTCAACTTCATCACCACGATCATCTGCATGCGCGCCCCCGGCATGACCATGTGGCGCATGCCGATCTTCACCTGGAACACCCTCGCGACGTCCGTGCTCGTCCTCATGGCCTTCCCCGTCCTCGCCGCCGCCCTCTTCGCCCTCGGCGCCGACCGCCGCTTCGGCGCCCACATCTTCGACCCCGAGAACGGCGGGCCCATCCTGTGGCAGCACCTCTTCTGGTTCTTCGGCCACCCCGAGGTCTACATCATCGCGCTGCCGTTCTTCGGCATCGTCTCGGAGATCTTCCCGGTCTTCAGCCGCAAGCCGATCTTCGGCTACAAGGGGCTCGTCTACGCCACCTGGGCGATCGTCGCCTACTCCGTGACGGTGTGGGCGCACCACATGTACGTCACCGGCGCGGTGCTCCTGCCGTTCTTCGCCCTCATGACCATGCTCATCGCGGTACCCACGGGCGTGAAGTTCTTCAACTGGATCGGCACCATGTGGCGCGGCTCGCTCACGTTCGAGACGCCCATGCTGTGGAGCCTGGGCTTCCTCGTGACGTTCCTCTTCGGCGGCCTCACCGGCGTCATCCTGGCCTCGCCGCCACTGGACTTCCACGTCTCGGACACCTACTTCGTGGTGGCGCACTTCCACTACGTGGTCTTCGGGACCGTGGTCTTCGCGATGTTCGCCGGCTTCTACTTCTGGTGGCCGAAGTTCACCGGCACCATGCTCAACGAGCGGTGGGGCAAGATCCATTTCTGGATGCTGTTCCTCGGCTTCCACGCCACGTTCCTCATCCAGCACTGGCTGGGCGTCAACGGGATGCCGCGCCGGTACGCGGACTACCTGCCCGAGGACGGGTTCACCGGCATGCACCAGTTCTCCACCATCGGGTCCTTCCTCCTGGGCGCCTCCGTCATCCCGTTCTTCTGGAACGTCTACATCACCTGGCGGAAGGGCAAGAAGGTCGACGTCGATGACCCGTGGGGCTTCGGCGCCTCGCTCGAGTGGGCGACATCCTGCCCGCCACCGCGCCACAACTTCATCTCCATCCCCCGCATCCGCTCCGAGCGGCCCGCGCTGGACCTGCACCACCCCGAGCTCATGGCCCGCTTCAACGAGACCAGCCACTCCCCCGCGAGCGCGGCCCTCGGTGCCGCGGACATGGGCGAGCGGGATCCACGCCAGCCGGATCCCAAGAACTAG
- a CDS encoding YcnI family copper-binding membrane protein has protein sequence MTSSSRRTLTGAVALTTAGFMALGLGAASAHVTVSPASTTENGYSQLTFSVPNESESAATNKLEVQLPTEQPFTSVRVKPVEGWTAEVVTGALPAPVTTDDGATLTEAPLSVVWTAEAGAEISQQEYQTFSISVGRLPEAGSTVLLPATQSYTDGDVVEWNQEAEEGAEEPDKPAPSFVTTVAAEGDAHGGSHTAAEGAETPEAIDAEQTASSTDTASTSPVAWIGLVAGLLGLAAGAVALVRTRRTA, from the coding sequence ATGACGTCCTCTTCCAGGCGCACCCTCACCGGCGCCGTCGCCCTGACCACCGCCGGCTTCATGGCGCTCGGCCTCGGCGCCGCCAGCGCCCACGTCACCGTCTCCCCCGCCTCCACCACGGAGAACGGGTACTCGCAGCTCACGTTCAGCGTCCCCAACGAATCCGAGAGCGCGGCCACGAACAAGCTCGAGGTGCAGCTCCCCACCGAGCAGCCGTTCACCTCCGTCCGGGTCAAGCCGGTCGAGGGCTGGACGGCCGAGGTGGTCACCGGCGCCCTGCCGGCGCCCGTCACCACGGACGACGGCGCGACGCTCACGGAGGCGCCACTGTCCGTCGTGTGGACGGCCGAGGCCGGCGCGGAGATCTCGCAGCAGGAGTACCAGACGTTCTCGATCTCGGTCGGGCGCCTGCCCGAGGCCGGGTCCACCGTGCTGCTGCCGGCCACGCAGTCCTACACCGACGGCGACGTCGTGGAGTGGAACCAGGAGGCCGAGGAGGGGGCGGAGGAGCCGGACAAGCCCGCGCCGTCGTTCGTGACCACCGTCGCGGCCGAGGGTGACGCCCACGGCGGCTCGCACACGGCCGCGGAGGGCGCGGAGACGCCCGAGGCGATCGACGCCGAGCAGACCGCGTCCAGCACGGACACGGCCTCCACCTCCCCGGTGGCGTGGATCGGCCTCGTCGCCGGCCTCCTCGGGCTCGCCGCGGGTGCGGTGGCGCTCGTCCGGACGCGCCGCACGGCGTAG
- the rsmD gene encoding 16S rRNA (guanine(966)-N(2))-methyltransferase RsmD, with translation MTRIISGAAGGSTLTSVDGNGTRPTTDRVKEALFSSLESYNVVHGAHVLDLYAGSGSLGVESASRGAASVDLVESVDRAAAVAQRNADLVNRVLGWTAVRVHRTRVETYLERVAPDVRWDLVLMDPPYTVREDGVLSVLAALETRLTEGAVVVVERSARSPEPAWPAWLERFSDKKYGETRLWFLEPAVD, from the coding sequence ATGACGCGCATCATCTCCGGGGCCGCGGGCGGCTCCACCCTCACCAGCGTCGATGGGAACGGCACGCGTCCCACGACCGACCGCGTGAAGGAAGCCCTGTTCTCCAGTCTCGAGTCCTACAACGTGGTGCACGGCGCGCACGTGCTGGACCTCTACGCCGGCTCCGGTTCGCTCGGCGTCGAGAGTGCGAGCCGGGGCGCCGCGTCGGTGGACCTCGTCGAATCGGTCGACCGGGCGGCCGCCGTCGCCCAGCGCAACGCCGACCTCGTGAACCGCGTGCTCGGCTGGACGGCGGTGCGCGTGCACCGGACCAGGGTGGAGACCTACCTCGAACGCGTCGCCCCCGACGTCAGGTGGGACCTGGTGCTCATGGACCCGCCGTACACGGTGCGGGAGGACGGTGTCCTCTCCGTCCTGGCGGCCCTCGAGACGAGGCTCACCGAGGGGGCCGTCGTCGTCGTCGAGCGCTCCGCCCGCTCACCGGAACCGGCATGGCCCGCGTGGCTGGAGCGGTTCTCCGACAAGAAGTACGGGGAGACGCGCCTCTGGTTCCTGGAGCCGGCCGTCGACTGA
- a CDS encoding sulfate/molybdate ABC transporter ATP-binding protein: MGLTFAASLAARGFDVSFELAPGETLAVLGPNGAGKSTLLNLLAGLLAPTSGRATLDGAVLFDVGAGRRLVTEPRHRGVALLAQEALLFPHLTALENVAFGPRSRGEHRAAARAGAGDWLGRVGAEDLARRRPAELSGGQAQRVAIARALAADPALLLLDEPLAALDVAVAPAVRTLLREVLRDRSAVIVTHDPLDAFLLADRVLILDGGRIVESGATAEVLTRPVTAFGARLAGLNLVHGHATTRGFTADNGLEVPSVAPLPADRRLALTVRPGSVTVSRSPDAPPGTSRIRAEVDDVEHRGDLVRVHAAGLAADIPPADVVALGIMPGVPLFVGFRHEDASIYAL; this comes from the coding sequence ATGGGCCTCACGTTCGCGGCGAGCCTCGCCGCGCGGGGCTTCGACGTCTCGTTCGAGCTCGCGCCGGGGGAGACCCTCGCCGTCCTCGGGCCCAACGGCGCCGGGAAGTCGACGCTGCTGAACCTGCTCGCGGGCCTGCTCGCCCCGACGTCCGGTCGGGCCACCCTGGACGGCGCCGTCCTCTTCGACGTCGGCGCCGGGCGCCGCCTGGTCACGGAGCCCCGGCACCGCGGGGTGGCGCTGCTGGCGCAGGAGGCGCTCCTGTTCCCGCACCTCACGGCCCTCGAGAACGTCGCGTTCGGCCCGCGGAGCCGCGGCGAGCACCGGGCCGCGGCCCGGGCCGGGGCCGGAGACTGGCTCGGACGCGTCGGCGCGGAGGACCTCGCCCGACGCAGGCCCGCCGAGCTGTCGGGAGGCCAGGCCCAGCGCGTCGCGATCGCGCGCGCACTCGCCGCCGATCCGGCGCTGTTGCTGCTCGACGAACCGCTCGCGGCCCTCGACGTCGCCGTCGCGCCCGCCGTCCGCACCCTGCTCCGCGAGGTGCTCCGGGACCGCTCGGCCGTGATCGTCACGCACGACCCGCTCGACGCCTTCCTCCTCGCGGACCGCGTCCTCATCCTCGACGGCGGCAGGATCGTCGAGTCCGGTGCCACCGCGGAGGTCCTCACGCGGCCCGTCACGGCGTTCGGTGCGCGCCTGGCGGGCCTGAACCTCGTGCACGGGCACGCCACGACGCGGGGGTTCACGGCGGACAACGGACTCGAGGTGCCGTCGGTCGCGCCGCTCCCGGCGGACCGCCGGCTCGCACTGACGGTGCGTCCGGGCAGCGTGACGGTGTCGCGGAGCCCGGACGCTCCGCCGGGTACGAGCCGTATCCGAGCGGAGGTCGACGACGTCGAGCACCGCGGCGACCTGGTGCGCGTGCACGCCGCGGGCCTGGCGGCGGACATCCCGCCGGCGGACGTCGTGGCCCTCGGCATCATGCCGGGCGTGCCGCTGTTCGTCGGCTTCCGGCACGAGGACGCAAGCATCTACGCGCTCTAG
- a CDS encoding ABC transporter permease, producing the protein MRPDAAPAVNAGLLPRWVVALAAVGGLFVVLPVVALALRVDWPRFVPLVTSDSAQAALLLSLRTSLAATGLCVLVGVPMALVLARTAFRGQRLVRSLVLLPLVLPPVVGGIALLYTFGRRGLLGSSLSAAGVDIAFSTAAVVMAQAFVALPFLVLSLEGALRSVGTRYEAVGATLGAGRWTVLRRITLPLVLPALVSGAVLSFARALGEFGATLTFAGSLQGTTRTLPLEVYLQRETDPDAAVALSLILVVVAVAVVGVAHRVRPLGSGTPASSRPVQGVR; encoded by the coding sequence GTGCGCCCTGACGCCGCTCCCGCCGTGAACGCCGGGCTGCTCCCGCGGTGGGTGGTGGCGCTCGCGGCGGTCGGCGGCCTGTTCGTGGTGCTGCCCGTCGTCGCCCTGGCGCTGCGCGTCGACTGGCCGCGCTTCGTCCCCCTCGTCACCTCGGACAGCGCGCAGGCGGCGCTGCTGCTCAGCCTGCGGACCTCGCTCGCCGCGACGGGGCTGTGCGTCCTCGTCGGTGTCCCCATGGCCCTCGTCCTCGCCCGCACGGCGTTCCGAGGCCAGCGGCTCGTGCGCTCGCTGGTCCTCCTGCCGCTGGTCCTGCCGCCGGTGGTCGGCGGGATCGCCCTGCTCTACACCTTCGGGCGGCGCGGCCTGCTCGGTAGCAGCCTCAGCGCGGCGGGTGTCGACATCGCGTTCTCGACCGCGGCCGTGGTGATGGCGCAGGCCTTCGTCGCCCTGCCGTTCCTCGTGCTCAGCCTCGAGGGCGCCCTGCGGTCTGTCGGCACGCGCTACGAGGCCGTCGGCGCGACCCTCGGCGCCGGGCGCTGGACGGTCCTGCGCCGCATCACCCTGCCCCTGGTGCTGCCGGCGCTCGTCTCCGGCGCCGTCCTCTCCTTCGCGCGGGCCCTCGGTGAGTTCGGGGCCACGCTGACCTTCGCCGGCAGCCTCCAGGGCACCACGAGGACCCTCCCGCTCGAGGTCTACCTGCAGCGCGAGACCGACCCGGACGCCGCCGTCGCCCTCTCGCTCATCCTCGTCGTGGTGGCCGTCGCCGTCGTCGGCGTCGCACACCGCGTGCGGCCGCTCGGGAGCGGTACCCCCGCATCATCCCGCCCCGTGCAGGGCGTCCGCTGA
- the modA gene encoding molybdate ABC transporter substrate-binding protein encodes MPSNHRSGLAAAVVLLAAVTACGTTPDPAAPAAGGAVDGSITVFAAASLKDAFTELAGAFEQAYPGTEVVLNVAGSSDLVTQITEGAPADVFASADARNMARVVDAGLVAGEPVDIATNTLQLAVPPDNPAGITSLADAAKPGVKTVLCAAQVPCGAAAADLERAAGVDLAPVSEESSVTDVLGKVTSGEADAGLVYVTDVRAAGDAVRGIDVPEAAGIRNTYPIAALTDSAEAATAREFVAFASGPSGRAVLGAAGFGAP; translated from the coding sequence ATGCCCTCGAACCACCGGTCCGGCCTCGCCGCAGCCGTCGTCCTGCTGGCCGCCGTGACCGCCTGCGGGACCACGCCCGATCCCGCCGCACCCGCGGCCGGCGGCGCGGTCGACGGCAGCATCACGGTCTTCGCCGCCGCCTCGCTGAAGGACGCTTTCACGGAGCTCGCCGGCGCGTTCGAACAGGCGTACCCCGGCACGGAGGTCGTCCTGAACGTCGCGGGCTCGTCCGACCTCGTCACGCAGATCACCGAGGGGGCGCCGGCGGACGTGTTCGCGAGCGCGGACGCCAGGAACATGGCCAGGGTGGTGGACGCGGGCCTGGTCGCGGGGGAGCCGGTGGACATCGCCACCAACACGCTCCAGCTGGCGGTCCCGCCGGACAACCCCGCCGGCATCACCTCGCTCGCGGATGCCGCGAAGCCCGGCGTGAAGACCGTCCTGTGCGCGGCGCAGGTCCCCTGCGGTGCGGCCGCGGCGGACCTCGAGCGGGCCGCCGGCGTGGACCTGGCGCCCGTCAGCGAGGAATCGTCGGTGACCGACGTCCTGGGCAAGGTCACCTCGGGCGAGGCGGACGCAGGCCTCGTCTACGTCACGGACGTGCGGGCGGCAGGAGACGCGGTCCGCGGCATCGACGTGCCGGAGGCGGCCGGCATCCGGAACACCTACCCCATCGCGGCGCTGACCGACAGCGCCGAGGCCGCGACGGCGCGGGAGTTCGTGGCGTTCGCCTCCGGCCCCTCCGGACGGGCCGTGCTCGGGGCGGCGGGTTTCGGTGCGCCCTGA
- a CDS encoding TOBE domain-containing protein — MTQLRIGEAARFLAVSDDTVRRWIDAGVLGSSRDAAGRAVVDALELARLAQRNAVLPGDPSDIGRSARNRFVGIVTDIVQDTVMAQVELQCGPHRVVSLMSSEAVRDLGLEPGSVAIAVVKATTVIIETPAGKA, encoded by the coding sequence ATGACGCAACTACGGATAGGGGAGGCCGCGCGCTTCCTCGCGGTCAGCGATGACACCGTGCGCCGGTGGATCGACGCGGGTGTCCTCGGCAGCAGCAGGGACGCGGCCGGCAGGGCCGTCGTCGATGCGCTCGAACTCGCCCGGCTCGCGCAGCGCAACGCCGTCCTGCCCGGCGACCCGTCGGACATCGGCCGGTCCGCCCGCAACCGGTTCGTCGGCATCGTCACCGACATCGTCCAGGACACGGTCATGGCGCAGGTGGAGCTCCAGTGCGGACCCCACCGCGTGGTGTCCCTCATGAGCAGCGAGGCGGTGCGCGATCTCGGCCTGGAGCCGGGATCCGTCGCGATCGCCGTCGTCAAGGCCACCACCGTCATCATCGAGACGCCCGCCGGGAAGGCCTGA
- a CDS encoding ATP-dependent DNA helicase RecG, translating into MTPDTARATASELDAPLEKRLGPVSKLLAKHFGITTVGELLNHFPRTYLKRGELTPIAEVPVDEEVTLIARVQSANSRRMHTRKGMLLEVTITDDADADGGLGGMSLTYFNGFGAARDLRPGVRAMFSGKVTVYRGRLSLTNPRYALLDEGDDPEDVNRPIPVYPAVEKLDSDKIAKAVATVLDTLQLSDLDDPVPASIARRDKLMGLATAYELVHRPLQIEDTYRAQHRLRYQEAFVLQAALARRRALAAREEATARPPSEGGLLDQFDARLPFSLTQGQLDVGRTLAEDLARDHPMNRLLQGEVGSGKTLVALRAMLQVIDAGGQAALLAPTEVLAAQHLQSITRTLGPLAEGGMLGGALDGTRVVLLTGSMSTAQRKKSLLDAASGDAGIVIGTHALLSDNVEFFDLGLIVVDEQHRFGVEQRDSLRTKARTSPHVLVMTATPIPRTVAMTVFGDLETSTLSELPAGRSPIATHEVGLSEHPAWIDRIWSRAREEIAAGRQVYVVCPKIGDDGRSDEDAPEVLYGEPPADRKTGGQQELTSVVGLFESLAAVPQLEGVTSGMLHGRMDPQDKADVMARFADGSVQLLIATTVIEVGVDVPNATLMVIMDADRFGISQLHQLRGRIGRGGHAGTCLLVTKLDPEHPSRERLSAVAATTDGFELSQKDLELRREGNILGASQSGGRSALRFLKITQHGKVIEKARADAQDIVAADPDLHDYPGLALAIELYLNPEKEAFLEKG; encoded by the coding sequence GTGACGCCCGACACGGCGCGCGCCACCGCCTCGGAGCTCGACGCCCCGCTCGAGAAGCGCCTCGGGCCGGTGTCCAAGCTCCTCGCGAAGCACTTCGGCATCACCACCGTCGGCGAGCTGCTCAACCACTTCCCGCGCACCTATCTCAAGCGGGGTGAACTGACGCCCATCGCCGAGGTCCCGGTGGACGAGGAGGTCACGCTGATCGCCCGCGTGCAGTCCGCCAACTCACGCAGGATGCACACCCGCAAGGGGATGCTGCTCGAGGTCACCATCACCGACGACGCCGATGCCGACGGCGGACTCGGCGGCATGAGCCTGACCTACTTCAACGGGTTCGGGGCGGCACGCGACCTTCGGCCCGGCGTCCGGGCGATGTTCTCGGGGAAGGTGACGGTCTACCGCGGCAGGCTGTCGCTCACCAACCCGCGCTACGCCCTGCTGGACGAGGGCGACGACCCCGAGGACGTCAACCGGCCCATCCCGGTCTACCCGGCGGTCGAGAAGCTCGACAGCGACAAGATCGCCAAGGCCGTCGCCACCGTCCTCGACACGCTGCAGCTCTCGGACCTCGACGACCCGGTGCCGGCGTCCATCGCCCGGCGCGACAAGCTCATGGGCCTGGCCACCGCCTACGAACTCGTGCACCGTCCCCTGCAGATCGAGGACACCTACCGGGCGCAGCACCGCCTGCGGTACCAGGAGGCCTTCGTGCTGCAGGCCGCCCTCGCCCGCCGTCGCGCCCTCGCCGCCCGGGAGGAGGCGACCGCGAGGCCGCCCAGCGAGGGCGGGCTCCTCGACCAGTTCGACGCGCGGCTGCCCTTCAGCCTCACGCAGGGGCAGCTCGACGTCGGCCGGACCCTCGCGGAGGACCTCGCACGGGACCACCCCATGAACCGCCTGCTCCAGGGCGAGGTCGGTTCCGGCAAGACCCTGGTGGCCCTGCGCGCCATGCTGCAGGTCATCGACGCCGGGGGCCAGGCCGCGCTGCTCGCGCCCACCGAGGTGCTGGCGGCGCAGCACCTGCAGTCGATCACCCGGACCCTCGGACCGCTGGCCGAGGGCGGCATGCTCGGTGGCGCGCTGGACGGCACGCGCGTGGTGCTGCTCACCGGCTCCATGTCGACCGCGCAGCGGAAGAAGTCGCTGCTCGACGCCGCATCGGGCGACGCGGGGATCGTCATCGGTACCCATGCTCTCCTGTCGGACAACGTGGAGTTCTTCGACCTCGGCCTGATCGTGGTGGACGAGCAGCACCGCTTCGGCGTGGAGCAGCGCGACTCCCTGCGCACCAAGGCCAGGACGTCCCCGCACGTGCTCGTCATGACGGCCACGCCGATCCCGCGCACCGTGGCCATGACGGTGTTCGGCGACCTCGAGACCTCGACGCTCTCCGAGCTGCCCGCCGGACGCTCGCCGATCGCCACCCACGAGGTGGGCCTCAGCGAGCATCCGGCGTGGATCGACCGCATCTGGTCCCGGGCGCGCGAGGAGATCGCCGCCGGCCGGCAGGTCTACGTGGTGTGCCCGAAGATCGGCGACGACGGCCGGTCCGACGAGGACGCGCCGGAGGTGCTCTACGGCGAGCCGCCGGCCGACCGGAAGACCGGCGGGCAGCAGGAGCTGACGAGCGTGGTCGGGCTCTTCGAGTCCCTCGCCGCCGTCCCGCAGCTCGAGGGTGTGACGAGTGGCATGCTGCACGGCCGCATGGACCCTCAGGACAAGGCCGACGTCATGGCGCGCTTCGCCGACGGCAGTGTGCAGCTGCTCATCGCGACGACCGTCATCGAGGTGGGCGTCGACGTCCCCAACGCCACGCTCATGGTCATCATGGACGCGGACCGCTTCGGCATCTCCCAGCTGCACCAGCTGCGCGGCCGCATCGGCCGTGGCGGGCACGCCGGCACGTGCCTCCTCGTGACGAAGCTCGATCCCGAGCACCCGAGCCGGGAGCGCCTGTCCGCCGTCGCCGCCACCACCGACGGGTTCGAGCTGTCCCAGAAGGACCTGGAACTCCGCCGCGAGGGGAACATCCTCGGCGCCTCGCAGTCGGGTGGCCGTTCGGCCCTGCGCTTCCTGAAGATCACCCAGCACGGCAAGGTCATCGAGAAGGCCCGCGCCGACGCCCAGGACATCGTCGCGGCGGACCCGGACCTGCACGACTACCCGGGGCTCGCGCTCGCCATCGAGCTGTATCTCAACCCCGAGAAGGAAGCCTTCCTCGAGAAGGGTTAG
- a CDS encoding DAK2 domain-containing protein codes for MKRWLSRAEESLGNHSDRLNAINIFPVADGDTGTNLYQTARSAARAAHDAGTSDLGELLSVAGRAAMEDARGNSGTLFAVFLAAFAEPLHGATRLTCTLLASALHRAQIRSWSALSDPVPGTMLSVLEASARGAAEAAADHAGDDSNSALALTLRASVQRALQAVVRTESQLGPLTDAKIVDAGGVGFLLILDALRAAALGEELQDELIDGLHGYDIQAPHLHNGGDADGVEVMCTINLSPLDAATLRLHLDEIGDSVIMSAVTEVEEGYRWRVHVHVPDPAPALALIHEAGTPVNITVTQLATPPVGDASR; via the coding sequence ATGAAGCGCTGGCTGAGCAGGGCCGAAGAATCCCTCGGCAACCACAGCGACCGCCTCAACGCCATCAACATCTTCCCCGTCGCCGACGGCGACACCGGCACCAACCTGTACCAGACGGCCCGCTCCGCCGCGCGGGCCGCACACGACGCCGGGACGTCCGACCTCGGGGAGCTGCTCAGCGTCGCGGGCCGGGCCGCGATGGAGGACGCCCGCGGCAACTCCGGGACCCTCTTCGCCGTCTTCCTCGCGGCGTTCGCCGAGCCGCTGCACGGGGCCACGCGGCTCACCTGCACCCTGCTGGCATCGGCGCTGCACCGCGCGCAGATCCGCAGCTGGTCCGCCCTCAGCGATCCCGTGCCGGGCACCATGCTCTCCGTCCTCGAGGCCAGCGCCCGCGGGGCCGCGGAGGCCGCCGCCGACCATGCGGGCGACGACAGCAACTCCGCCCTCGCGCTCACGCTCCGGGCCTCGGTGCAGCGGGCCCTGCAGGCCGTGGTGCGCACCGAGAGCCAGCTCGGCCCGCTCACGGACGCGAAGATCGTCGACGCCGGCGGCGTGGGCTTCCTGCTGATCCTCGACGCGCTCCGCGCCGCCGCGCTCGGCGAGGAACTGCAGGACGAGCTGATCGACGGACTCCACGGGTACGACATCCAGGCGCCGCACCTCCACAACGGCGGTGACGCGGACGGTGTCGAGGTCATGTGCACCATCAATCTCAGCCCGCTCGACGCCGCCACCCTCCGGCTCCACCTCGACGAGATCGGCGACTCGGTGATCATGAGCGCCGTCACGGAGGTCGAGGAGGGCTACCGCTGGCGCGTCCACGTGCACGTGCCCGATCCGGCACCGGCCCTGGCCCTCATCCACGAGGCGGGCACGCCCGTGAACATCACGGTGACGCAGCTCGCCACCCCGCCGGTCGGAGACGCGAGCCGGTGA
- the thiL gene encoding thiamine-phosphate kinase, with protein sequence MSEHTARPAPAVPTVGGLTEGALLARILPLLGDAEGALVGPGDDAAVLSPADGSVVISVDTLVEDHDFRLVRPGGHRTTGYDVGWKSAAQNLSDINAMGGIATSLVVSLTLPPQTAVGWVEDCARGLAAAIRGLGATGCPVVGGDLGAGAQIVVTAAVTGTLQGRAPVLRSGAVPGHVLAVAGTLGRAAAGLAILEDGRPPEDFGTLGGDLVAAQLRPLPPLAAGPAAARAGAGAMLDISDGLVRDAGRIATASGVRLDLDPAALQRYADPLQEAAARLGVDPLDWVFGGGEDHGLLASFPRDVLLPPGFTAVGSVEPGTPQVTLASRATVLRGWDHFAH encoded by the coding sequence ATGAGTGAACACACCGCGCGCCCCGCGCCGGCCGTGCCGACCGTCGGCGGGCTGACGGAGGGGGCGCTCCTCGCCCGGATCCTCCCGCTGCTCGGCGATGCCGAGGGCGCGCTCGTCGGGCCGGGTGACGACGCCGCCGTCCTCTCCCCGGCGGACGGCTCCGTCGTGATCTCCGTGGACACCCTCGTCGAGGACCACGACTTCCGGCTCGTCCGCCCGGGCGGCCACCGCACCACCGGCTACGACGTGGGTTGGAAGTCCGCCGCCCAGAACCTCAGCGACATCAACGCGATGGGCGGCATCGCCACCTCGCTCGTCGTGAGCCTGACGCTCCCTCCGCAGACGGCCGTCGGGTGGGTGGAGGACTGCGCGCGGGGCCTGGCCGCCGCGATCCGCGGGCTCGGCGCCACCGGCTGCCCGGTGGTGGGCGGCGACCTCGGTGCCGGGGCGCAGATCGTCGTCACGGCCGCCGTCACCGGGACCCTGCAGGGGAGGGCGCCCGTGCTGCGCTCCGGTGCGGTCCCCGGGCACGTCCTGGCCGTCGCCGGGACCCTCGGCCGTGCGGCCGCGGGTCTTGCCATCCTCGAGGACGGCCGCCCGCCCGAGGACTTCGGGACCCTGGGCGGGGACCTCGTGGCCGCGCAGCTGCGCCCGCTCCCGCCGCTCGCCGCCGGACCCGCGGCCGCCCGCGCCGGAGCGGGCGCGATGCTCGACATCTCCGACGGCCTGGTGCGCGATGCCGGCCGGATCGCGACGGCGAGCGGCGTCCGCCTCGACCTCGATCCCGCCGCCCTCCAGCGGTACGCGGACCCGCTGCAGGAGGCCGCGGCACGGCTCGGCGTCGACCCCCTCGACTGGGTGTTCGGCGGCGGCGAGGATCACGGGCTGCTCGCGAGTTTCCCCCGGGACGTCCTGCTCCCACCCGGTTTCACTGCGGTAGGCTCGGTGGAGCCGGGCACGCCGCAGGTGACACTGGCGTCACGGGCGACAGTCCTCAGGGGATGGGATCACTTTGCACACTAA